In Mesorhizobium sp. 113-3-3, a genomic segment contains:
- a CDS encoding ABC transporter substrate-binding protein has product MKLRTLTLGLLSASALAFAAHAESITIATVNNGDMVRMQKLTDDFTKANPDIQLNWVTLEENVLRERVTTDIATKGGQYDVMTIGTYEVPIWAKQSWLLPLDKLGDDYDAKDIIPAIAGGLSVDGKLYAAPFYGESSFVMYRKDLMEKAGLKMPDAPTWDFIKQAADKMTDRANGVNGVCLRGKAGWGENMAFLTAMSNSFGARWFDENWKPQFDQPEWKNTLQFYVDLMKADGPEGASSNGFNENLALFQQGKCGMWIDATVAASFVSDPKASQVADKVGYALAPDNGLGKRGNWLWAWSLAIPAGTKKADAAEKFVSWATSKHYAELVASKEGWANVPPGTRSSLYANAEYQKAAPFAKMTLDSINAADPTHPTVKPVPYVGVQFVAIPEFQGLGTTVGQLFSAALAGQSSVDDALKQAQDAATAAMTEGGYIK; this is encoded by the coding sequence ATGAAACTGCGCACGCTCACCCTGGGCTTGTTGTCGGCCAGCGCTCTCGCTTTCGCCGCACATGCCGAATCCATCACCATCGCCACCGTCAACAACGGCGATATGGTCCGCATGCAGAAGCTGACCGACGACTTCACCAAGGCCAACCCCGACATCCAGCTCAACTGGGTCACTCTTGAAGAGAACGTGCTGCGCGAGCGCGTCACCACCGACATCGCCACCAAGGGCGGCCAGTATGACGTGATGACCATCGGCACCTACGAGGTTCCGATCTGGGCCAAGCAGAGCTGGCTGCTGCCGCTCGACAAGCTCGGCGACGACTATGACGCCAAGGACATCATCCCGGCTATTGCCGGCGGCCTTTCGGTCGACGGCAAGCTCTATGCCGCGCCCTTCTACGGCGAAAGCTCCTTCGTCATGTACCGCAAGGACCTGATGGAGAAAGCCGGGCTGAAGATGCCCGACGCGCCGACCTGGGACTTCATCAAGCAGGCTGCCGACAAGATGACCGACCGCGCCAATGGCGTGAACGGCGTGTGCCTGCGCGGCAAGGCCGGCTGGGGCGAGAACATGGCCTTCCTGACCGCCATGTCGAACTCCTTCGGCGCCCGCTGGTTCGACGAGAACTGGAAGCCGCAGTTCGACCAGCCGGAATGGAAGAACACGCTGCAGTTCTATGTCGACCTGATGAAGGCCGACGGCCCCGAGGGCGCGTCCTCGAACGGCTTCAACGAAAACCTGGCGCTGTTCCAGCAGGGCAAGTGCGGCATGTGGATCGACGCCACGGTCGCGGCGTCCTTCGTCTCCGATCCCAAGGCATCCCAGGTCGCCGACAAGGTCGGCTATGCGCTGGCACCCGACAATGGGCTCGGCAAGCGCGGCAACTGGCTGTGGGCATGGTCGCTAGCCATCCCGGCCGGCACCAAGAAGGCTGACGCGGCCGAGAAGTTCGTCTCGTGGGCGACCAGCAAGCACTATGCCGAACTCGTCGCTTCGAAGGAAGGCTGGGCCAACGTTCCTCCGGGCACGCGCTCCTCGCTCTACGCCAATGCCGAGTACCAGAAGGCGGCTCCGTTCGCCAAGATGACGCTGGACTCCATCAACGCCGCCGACCCGACGCATCCGACCGTCAAGCCGGTGCCCTATGTCGGTGTCCAGTTCGTCGCCATCCCTGAATTCCAGGGCCTTGGCACGACAGTCGGCCAGCTCTTCTCGGCGGCTCTTGCCGGCCAGTCGAGCGTCGACGATGCGCTGAAGCAGGCCCAGGACGCTGCCACCGCGGCAATGACCGAAGGCGGGTATATCAAGTAA
- a CDS encoding carbohydrate ABC transporter permease → MARAVTTQHKVIATGAAWIVALLIFFPILYTIITSFKSEQEAIQGFALIPSGTFESYTEVQAQSGYFKFFFNSVLLSVGSTILALLVAIPAAWSMAFSPTKRTKDILMWMLSTKMMPAVAVLFPIYLIFRDTGLLDSRIGLMVMLMLINLPIVVWMLYTYFREIPGEILEAARMDGASLWNEIIYVLTPMAVPGIASTMLLNIILAWNEAFWTIRLTTTEAAPLTAFISSFSSPQGLFWAKLSAASTLAIAPILIMGWFSQKQLVRGLTFGAVK, encoded by the coding sequence ATGGCACGTGCAGTCACCACCCAACACAAGGTCATTGCGACAGGCGCCGCCTGGATCGTCGCCCTGCTGATCTTCTTCCCGATCCTCTACACGATCATCACCTCGTTCAAGTCGGAACAGGAGGCGATCCAGGGCTTCGCGCTGATCCCTTCGGGAACGTTCGAGAGTTATACCGAGGTTCAGGCGCAGAGCGGCTATTTCAAGTTCTTCTTCAATTCGGTGCTGCTCTCGGTCGGCTCGACCATACTGGCCCTGCTGGTCGCCATTCCGGCGGCATGGTCGATGGCGTTCTCGCCGACCAAGCGGACCAAGGACATCCTGATGTGGATGCTGTCCACCAAGATGATGCCGGCGGTCGCGGTGCTGTTCCCGATCTACCTGATCTTCCGCGACACCGGCCTGCTCGACAGCCGCATCGGCCTGATGGTCATGCTGATGCTGATCAACCTGCCGATCGTGGTGTGGATGCTCTACACCTATTTTCGCGAAATTCCCGGCGAGATCCTGGAAGCGGCGCGCATGGACGGCGCATCGCTGTGGAACGAGATCATCTACGTGCTGACGCCGATGGCGGTGCCCGGCATTGCCTCGACCATGCTCCTGAACATCATCCTGGCCTGGAACGAAGCGTTCTGGACGATCCGGCTGACCACCACGGAAGCCGCGCCGCTGACCGCCTTCATCAGCTCTTTCTCCAGCCCGCAAGGCCTGTTCTGGGCCAAGCTTTCCGCCGCCTCGACGCTGGCGATCGCGCCGATCCTGATCATGGGCTGGTTCAGCCAGAAGCAGCTGGTGCGCGGCCTGACCTTTGGCGCCGTGAAGTAA
- a CDS encoding sugar-binding transcriptional regulator yields the protein MSTRQDGGSNRLDDAARAGWLYYVAGNTQDQIAATLGISRQTAQRLVSLAVSEGLIKVRVDHPIANCLDLAARLKSRFALDLVEVVPSDPNSSSTTIGIAEAAAAEIERRLRSPTPIVMGIGTGRTLKAAIEQLPPMECPQHKVVSLTGNISPDGSAAFYNVIFTMADRVKARSFPMPLPVIASSPQEREMLLNQPMIQPTLALAAEADVTFIGIGDLGPKAPLYEDGFISESELKALQKAGGIAEIVGWVFDREGRMIEGITNDRVSSASLPSREKSLVIALAMGERKLPGILAAVNRRLVNGLITDERTAAALLASV from the coding sequence GTGAGTACCCGGCAGGATGGCGGCAGCAACAGGCTTGACGACGCCGCGCGTGCCGGCTGGCTTTATTACGTCGCCGGCAACACTCAGGACCAGATCGCCGCCACGCTCGGCATCTCGCGGCAGACGGCGCAGCGGCTGGTGTCGCTGGCCGTGTCGGAAGGCTTGATCAAGGTCCGTGTCGATCATCCGATCGCCAACTGCCTCGACCTCGCCGCCCGGCTGAAATCGCGTTTCGCGCTCGACCTGGTCGAGGTGGTGCCGAGCGACCCGAATTCATCCTCCACCACGATCGGCATTGCCGAGGCGGCGGCCGCCGAGATCGAGCGTCGGCTGCGCTCGCCGACACCGATCGTCATGGGGATCGGCACCGGACGCACGCTGAAGGCGGCGATCGAGCAATTGCCGCCCATGGAATGCCCGCAGCACAAGGTGGTGTCCTTGACCGGCAACATCTCGCCTGACGGTTCGGCCGCCTTCTACAACGTCATCTTCACCATGGCCGACCGGGTCAAGGCGCGCTCCTTCCCGATGCCGCTGCCGGTCATCGCCTCCTCGCCACAAGAGCGCGAGATGCTGCTTAACCAGCCGATGATCCAGCCGACGCTGGCCCTTGCGGCGGAAGCCGACGTCACCTTCATCGGCATTGGCGACCTCGGCCCGAAGGCGCCGCTCTATGAGGACGGCTTCATTTCCGAAAGCGAGTTGAAGGCCCTGCAGAAGGCCGGCGGCATCGCCGAGATCGTCGGCTGGGTTTTCGACCGGGAAGGCCGCATGATCGAAGGCATCACCAACGACCGTGTGTCGTCGGCATCGCTGCCGTCGCGCGAGAAATCGCTGGTCATTGCGCTCGCCATGGGTGAGCGCAAGCTGCCTGGGATCCTGGCGGCCGTGAACCGCAGGCTGGTCAACGGGCTCATCACCGACGAGCGGACGGCGGCCGCTTTGCTGGCCAGCGTCTGA
- a CDS encoding carbohydrate ABC transporter permease, whose translation MATQQTRSLARFMMAPSVVLLFVWMIVPLVITLWFSFQQYNPLNPIRDGFVGFSNYALFYSNPAFLQSILNTLVLVISVLLITVIGGIALALLIDQPMWGQGIVRILVISPFFVMPPVAALVWKNMIMHPQYGVFADIARFFGAQPIDWFGQHPMTAIIIIVAWQWLPFATLILLTALQSLDGEQKEAAEMDGAGFISRFIYLTLPHMSRAITVVILIQTIFLLSVYAEILVTTNGGPGYASTNLPFLVYQKALLEFKIGQASAGGVIAVILANIVAFFAMRAVGKNLDK comes from the coding sequence ATGGCTACTCAGCAGACCCGTTCGCTTGCCCGTTTCATGATGGCGCCATCCGTCGTGCTGCTGTTCGTCTGGATGATCGTGCCGCTGGTCATCACACTCTGGTTCTCCTTCCAGCAGTACAATCCGCTCAATCCGATCCGCGACGGCTTCGTCGGCTTCTCCAACTACGCGCTGTTCTATTCCAATCCCGCCTTCCTGCAGTCGATCCTCAACACCCTGGTCCTGGTGATCAGCGTGCTGTTGATCACGGTGATCGGCGGCATCGCGCTGGCGCTGTTGATCGACCAGCCGATGTGGGGACAAGGCATTGTGCGCATCCTCGTCATCTCGCCGTTCTTCGTCATGCCGCCAGTGGCCGCGCTGGTCTGGAAGAACATGATCATGCACCCGCAATACGGGGTGTTCGCCGACATAGCGCGCTTCTTCGGGGCGCAACCGATCGACTGGTTCGGGCAACATCCGATGACGGCGATCATCATCATCGTCGCCTGGCAGTGGCTGCCTTTCGCGACGCTGATCCTGTTGACCGCGCTGCAATCGCTCGACGGCGAGCAGAAGGAAGCCGCCGAAATGGACGGCGCCGGCTTCATCAGCCGCTTCATCTATCTGACGCTGCCGCACATGTCGCGCGCCATTACCGTCGTCATCCTGATCCAGACCATCTTCCTGCTCTCGGTCTATGCCGAGATCCTCGTCACCACCAATGGCGGCCCCGGCTACGCCTCCACCAACCTGCCCTTCCTCGTCTACCAGAAGGCGTTGCTGGAGTTCAAAATCGGCCAGGCATCCGCGGGCGGTGTGATCGCCGTCATTCTCGCCAACATCGTCGCCTTCTTCGCCATGCGCGCGGTCGGCAAGAACCTCGACAAGTAA
- the gcvA gene encoding transcriptional regulator GcvA codes for MPDLSSPQVSQLPPLQAIRVFEAVARHLSFTKAAVELAMTQAAVSYQIKVLEERVGAPLFLRRPRQIELTEAGQRMAPAVTEAFAILSQAYAAARGGADGLLCVTTVLTFASNWLAHHLGSFQMAHPALAVRLETSSRLTDFAREDVDLAIRSGGGKWPGLEAHKLLDADFTPMLSPKLAASIGGVKEPADLLRLPILDPGDVWWSQWFETAGVHAHDLAKRPGSSMGAQAYEANAAIAGHGVAILTRALFKAELADGRLIQPFDLVGDDGHAYWLVYPEARRNVPKIRAFRDWLLAEIAC; via the coding sequence ATGCCTGACCTCAGCTCGCCGCAGGTTTCGCAACTGCCGCCGCTGCAGGCGATCCGGGTGTTCGAAGCGGTGGCGCGACATCTTTCCTTCACCAAGGCCGCCGTGGAACTCGCCATGACCCAGGCCGCCGTCAGCTATCAGATCAAGGTGCTGGAAGAGCGCGTCGGCGCACCGCTGTTCCTGCGCCGGCCACGGCAGATCGAGTTGACCGAAGCCGGCCAGCGCATGGCGCCGGCGGTCACCGAGGCCTTTGCCATTCTGAGCCAGGCCTATGCCGCCGCGCGGGGTGGTGCGGACGGGCTGTTGTGCGTCACCACGGTACTGACCTTTGCCTCGAACTGGCTGGCGCATCATCTGGGCTCGTTCCAGATGGCTCATCCCGCGCTTGCCGTACGGCTTGAGACATCGAGCCGGCTGACGGATTTCGCCCGCGAGGACGTCGATCTGGCAATCCGCTCCGGCGGCGGCAAATGGCCGGGGCTGGAGGCCCACAAGCTGCTCGACGCCGATTTCACGCCGATGCTGAGCCCGAAACTCGCCGCGAGCATCGGCGGCGTCAAGGAGCCGGCCGACCTGTTGCGGCTGCCGATCCTCGATCCGGGAGACGTCTGGTGGAGCCAATGGTTCGAGACGGCCGGCGTGCATGCGCATGATCTTGCCAAGCGGCCCGGCAGCAGCATGGGCGCGCAGGCCTATGAAGCCAATGCGGCGATCGCGGGACATGGCGTGGCGATCCTGACCCGGGCACTGTTCAAAGCGGAACTTGCCGACGGGCGGCTGATCCAGCCCTTCGACCTGGTCGGCGATGACGGCCACGCCTACTGGCTGGTCTATCCCGAAGCGCGCCGAAACGTGCCGAAGATCCGCGCCTTCCGCGACTGGCTGCTGGCCGAGATCGCCTGCTGA